gcTAAGTTGGAAATTTGAGGAAAGTTGATTTTATGtggaattgataataattaaaatatattaatttagattgaataagtttgaattgaaaaaatgatTGGGTCCTAGTTATTTTTAGTCAATTAGGGGTTTTATtgcaaatttagaaaaaaaaattaaattattgtgtaATTGATAACAATTAAGTTATTAATtgatcttattatttattgatgatagtgtgatataaaaatttataatgctTATGATAGAGACGATAATGGTGATGTTGATGGAAGTAGTTATAATGATAACATTTATAGTGACAGTGATGACAATAATAGTATCGGTAGTAGTGATGATTGTTATAGTAATTATGATATTGGTAGTGATTATGATGTAGTAAGATAGTGACAATAACTAGTTGTGGTGgtgataattattttgatgatggAGGTGTAAGAAAGTTATAATGAGATGGTGATAAAATGATGATtgtattgataaaaaaagacaacGGTGTAGTGGTGGAgtggttgttgttgtgttgttgttgttattgtgatattttaaaatcCCAAGTGAACCTAAAAGGAAGGTGAATTAGGTTACCGATTAAAAACTTCttcttaacataaaataatatataacacAACTTGAAGATCAAtgcaaataaattgaaacaataaTGGAGACAAGcttaaagatatataaaaaatcaacataataaGTGAAGAGATAAAGTTAAGAGATCATGCATCAAGATTTTTATGATggtttgaaaaatcatatactTCACTCTTTGAACCTTAGATTAAGTATTCTTTAtcatatatggtttttttagcAGGTGAGATCAAATCtttacacaatttttttttggaattaagATTAAACTTAATCCTTTTATGGGTTAGGATCAAAATCTATCACAATCTGTTTTTCCATATTCAAGATTGAAACTCAATCTTTTTACAGGTTATGAATCAAGTCTATCACAATCTTTTTCATAAGTCAAAGATTAAAACCTTTCTTAATAATACTTATGGACAAATATTAAACAACTTAAATTGCCTTTAGAAGCCCTTCACAAGTATTTGTAAGTGTTCCATAATATTACACTCTTAATAAAGTTGAATGAATGGCatattacataatttttttttggaattaagATTAAACTTAATCCTTTTATAGGTTAGGATCAAAATCTATCACAATCTGTTTTTCCAGATTCAAGATTGAAACTCAATCTTTTTACAGGTTATGAATCAAGCCtatcacaatttttttcataagtcAAAGATTAAAACCTTTCTTAATAATACTTATGGACAAATATTAAACAACTTAAATTACCTTTAGAAACCCTTCACAAGTATTTGTAAGTATTTCATAATATTACACTCTTAATAAAGTTGAATGAATGACATATAAAGTAGGAGGGATTTTACTAATAACACTTCAACCTTGTTTTTGGATGAATCAAGAGTATAAAAAAAGGGTTATATGAGGTTGTATATGAGAATGAATGAGATAAGAATTTTAACTTGGatgttctttttctatttttctaaagaGATGGGCTTTTATAAagctaaaaacttaaaatagtCATTGAATAtaactttctaaaatttatgcTCGTTGGAATATTGATTAGACCATTTTAAGCATTTATGTTTGTTTCATACATGCATTTCAATGCAACAAATATagccaatcaaaatatttttggactTATAGTAGTAAGCAAAATCAACACCATTTTACCTAAATCATACATGAAATTTTGCctaaatagcaataaaatatTCTGTTAatagttttcaatttttctaGTAGTGAGCAAAATCAACACTATTGAATTCTCATCTCTAAAAAAGACTCATTaacatcaaatttgatctttattatagCCAACAAAAATTTCtctttccttattattttttataaccttttctttcttctttcaaaaCCTAAAGACtaaaaagtaatgaaaaaaaaaaaggtatgggaacaaaaacaaaaaataataatatttaaatgatcaagttgcaagaaaataaaaacatcaaagataAAAGTCTATATTTTCACATTACTGTAGCGCTACAGTAACGTCAACAATGCGACAAAGCGTTGAGATACAGTAAAACCCTTTTCATTTAgaatattttgtaattataattataatacaaattcttaatgtatttttaaatttaagttatcattctcgttttgttttattttcctttagAAATAGGAAAAATGATATAAAGGGATTCAATGAACCATGATATTGGTAGAAAGACCTGATTAGACATGCTTTAATCATACGTGACGAATAGTCACTTTACCACGTAAtttttcacacaaaaaaaacctttgtaGCTTGACTTGCTATTTCCATATTTGTCTTCTCCCGTGGATCTTTGTCATTGAACTTGAAGTTCATGCGTGGTGGCATCCATTAAGGAGAACGTGGGCATTGCAGTCCTCCCCCATTTGATGAAGCTTGCGGTCTGTCCACCAAGCAAGCCCTCGGTGAACACCTGTCCGACACCTGTGCTCCTTGACCCTGGCAAGATGGGAAGAAAACCATGGGCAAGAAGAATCTTTTTTCGACATATTTCAATATATTGAGTGCTGATTTGATGGACTCAAAAGTATTATTGCTTCCAAAGACGAGTGGGAGAGATTCAAACAGCACTTAAAGTAAGATCCAAGAACACAGCACGTCCTGTACATCAAGTCAGACCAGTAATGGCCAACAATGGAGCTTCACGTGCAGGTCTGCTGCTGGAATCAAAGATTTCTTCTGCAGCTAGCCAGTGACGCAATTATCATAACACAGCAGTAAGTTTAACGGTGAAGAGGGTttctcatatttctttttttcgaGTTAAAATCTTGAAACAGTAATTGGGAGTgagttagttttttaaaatatattattatcaggTCACTGTAAGGGATACAGCAATAAAATGGTTTTATAAAAACACTGAATGTCTGTGGACTCATAATTAAGTTGATGTAAGATAccttccaagaaagaaaaaagtgacACAATTATGATTGAATGCCTCTTTTACAATCTGTTTGTTGGAATGGGAAAAGGAACAACAGAGAACAGAGAAAAGAGGGGTGgtaattgaaggatgaaaggaCATTTTTCCAGCAGAATGGACGAACACTATCTGTACCCTCGGATTAAAATAAAGGATTTATTTCTAATTGATCCCATTAATCttcttaattttaagagaaggggacccattttgttttcttatttcccaaataaattgaaacagaGTAACATGGGAGCTTGCCATGTGATTGTTAAATAAGGACATTTCAAACTCAAACACGCAAATTATTGGCtaaatctcattaaaaataataaaaaaaataacataaatttcataaaagaagaagaagaagaagcagaaatactaagataaataaatagataataataataatatttttttcatgtgaatatAGAATCAATAAATAGGATCAATTACCATGCACCAAGTCCATTTTGTTCTCCAATAAATATATAGCAATACATCTTTTTTAAGCGTTCTACCACCTTCGGcaccattaattattttatgtttggaaCTGTGTTAATACacgttttaaaaatgtgtttatcaaaaataaaaaaaaaaaaaaatatttaaatatatttgtaaattaaaagcaattttaaaaaagtacacTGCAAACCAAAAAGCTTCATGATAATGGATTCCATCTTTCACAGATTTTCTGGGATGTAGTTGTATGCCAGATATCTACCTTTCAAAATGacttttctttatttgattCTTGGACACGAAGAAATTAGAAGACCTATGTAACTTAGAGAAGCCAAAAATCCTTCAGATCTCATTGTCTCGGTGGGGAACAATCAAATGTAACATCGGGTTGGCTTTGCTGCCCCATGATAATGATGCTACCATGACACCACAAATTTAAATGTTATCTTGAGACACCATCGTGACCAATGTATGCTGAGAAATTAAAAGGGATGAAgggtaaaaactaaaaagaaaagtgcAAACCATGATTGAAAGTTTCCTTTAAAAGAAGGATGATTACAGGCACCAGAGCAAAGAAACCGATTGGCACAAACCAAAATATGGATGTTGAGAAGGTCTTTCACATGACAGGAGGTACTGGAGATAATAGCTATGCCAAAAACTCCTCATACCAGGTCTATAATCCTCTCCATCTTCCACTAGTTAATGTTCTAGCTCTGTAATTTGTGTCACTTAACTCCTTTCTGcacttatttttcctttcattatcTCGTTTTTGTTGACAGAAGAAGGTATCTGACATGGTCAAGCACATAACCATGGAAGCATTACAAGAAGTCTATCTTGCACTAGCACCAAAGAGCTTAGGCATAGCTGACCTGGGTTGCTCCAGTGGATCTAACTCATTATCAATCATCAAAGATATTGTTGAGGCTGTGGAAGCAGCAAGTTGTAAAATCATGATCCCGGCGCCTGAGTTTAGAGTGTATCTTAATGATCTTCCGACTAATGACTTCAATTCAATCTTTAAGTCGTTGCCGGATTTTTACAGGGACCTtaacaaagaaagaagtgaTGGGCCTCCCTTGCTTTTCATAGCAGGTTATCCTGGTTCATTTTACGGGCGACTTTTCCCCAACGATTGCTTGCACTTTGTTCATTCGTCATACAGTTTGCACTGGCTTTCCAAAGTAAGGTTTTCCCctttcttctctcctttcttGAGTTGCTTAGAGCACTTTCTCAGAGTTGGTCTTTCTTATTGCTTAGCTATGCATATCAATCAAACATGTCATGCAGGTTCCTCCATCACTTTATGATAAGCAAGGCAAACCGATTAACAAGGGCAGCGTTCACATCTCTGAATCAAGCCCTCCACTTGTATCCCAAGCATACTATGCGCAGTTCCAAGAGGACTTCTCCTTGTTCCTTCGTTCGAGGTCTGAAGAACTTGCTAATGGAGGGCGTATGGTGCTGATAATGTTAGGAAGAATAGGTCCGGATCATGTTGATAGAGGCAACTCATTCTACTGGGAACTCCTTTCAAGATCTCTTTCCATTTTGGCTACCCAGGTCTGTCTGCGTCTTTCTTTATGTGGGCCATATTGATCCACTGATATTCATACGAGGCTCTAATGTGTGGAATGTGGGTCATATTGATCCACTGATATTCATACGAGGCTCTAATTTGTTGAACACAAATTATGTGGGTCATATTGATCCACTGATATTCATATGAGGATATAATTTGTGgagcgcaaaaaaaaaaaaaaaaaagtttttgcaaGTGAGAAAATTGTAAGTGATcataaatgatattaattttttgcaGGGGGAGATCGAGAAGGAAGACATAGATTCTTATGATGTACATTTCTATGCACCAACCAAGGATGAAATGGAAGCTGAGATAAGGAGAGAAGGTTCCTTCGAATTGGAAAGATTAGAGATGTTTGAAACAGAGAAGGAACTGTACAAGGTTAGTGACAACTATGGAACAGAAGTTGCAATGACAGTTAGGGCTATCCAAGAATCCATGCTTTCCCACCATTTTGGAGAAGGAATTTTAGACGCTTTATTTGACATCTATGGAAGAATGGTGGAAGAGGAAATGcttaaagaagaaattaatccCATTACTTTTGTTGTAGTTCttagaaaattataaatgataattatgGCCATGAAAAAGTTCCTGAGTTattgcatctttttttcttgtatttaaataTGAATGTCAACCTGttttaacttttgaaattaaatagtAGTGAAAATTTCCAAATTTAATCATTCTCCAACCCgtggaaaaaattaattcaagacaCTATTTCTCTGGAGTTTCTTTTGTTAGTACTGGCGCGAgtaataaattgaatttaagatgtcaaaaagataaaaaaaaaaaaagcttttttcttatataaaattaatattggtGGATTAACCTGATGGCTTTGCTTTAATCCATCAAGGTTCATCGGTTAGGATCAAAACCATACATCAAGAGTTTCTCTATCCTAAGTTCCTATAACTTTCAATTTTAGCACTAAATTAATGTTAGGTGAGAAAGGGAAGAGAAGATACATGAAAGTGCAAAAATACgcaagtttttttcatttaaaggaAGTGTTTGAACTCGAGATCACTTCAGAAAATGAGaaacaataatttctttaaagttataatttattagtgaaaaatgACCATGTTAGAAAACAAAGAATGCTCACAACACTTTTCTTTTGGGTTTTCGATAACCTAAGGTGATGTGAATTAGTGAGTTTCTGGTAACCTAAGGTGATGCAAATTAGTGAGTATTATCAAAGAATATCTGCAACTAAAAGgatcaaatataaattgattGGGCCATGTATCAATTAGGTTTATAACAATGTCTGCAACTAAAAGGATCAAAGATAAATTGATTGGGCTGATTCTAGTTATTTGGGTTAACAAGTTGCAACTTTgacaaatgaaatatttatatatttattgggtcatatctgaagCTACAAGAAAAATTTTGCTATAATTCTAATAGGACTGGAAACTAGatatatcaagttttttatcCATATATGATAAGCCTAGTAATTCATTAAGAGAGAGAATGACATGCTTAAAGTTAGGCCATAAGTTATtatacgagttttgttatttatttcttttatttagttgAAACTCCTTTGCTATAAGGAAAGCATAGGTGACATTAATTGAGATTATTTTGACAAGTGTTTTCGTGTTAGCAATGtgtgtttccttttgttttgtggaTTTCCACATTCGCAAAGTTTTCTTATCATTTAAGAACATTAAAAGCGGCTTTGGACTTATTTTTCTCAATGCATAGTTTTAcgctaataaatataattttttatttgatttttggaccaaactataattttacCACTAGATTTaagagatatttttatatatcttattaaaatttcatagcGATCGGACATATGAAAGACCTTGAGGTAAGGTCTATAAGCTGCTATGCTagatttgtatttgttttctagttgatttaagattttttttttattttatttagaaatcttttgttattttccaaCTTTATTCAGGATATTTTACCTAATATAAATAGAGTTATTTAGCTTctatttagaattaaaataataataattagagatGCATTgattattcataaataaaatttgtgtgAAAGAGTTTGCGTTCACTCTTAGTTTCTCATGGAACTACTCTAACTTATCAACGAATTAATTAAGTTTCGTGACATCTTTCTTATACTTGTCGTTCGCATCTCAATTATAGGCATTAAGTGGGGGTTGGTTACTTATAGTATTGTTGTTTTGGTACAAGTTATGATTATGTCAAACTCAATTCCAAACTTGATATTAGCTTTATGGGGAACGATTGATTTAACTGTgagtttttaaaactttatatcTACGGGTTCGCATCATAAGATGACTTAAAACTAAGCAATAGGCGATGCATCTTCTACTTCAAATTCCTCTATCCTTTacaatagataaaaaaacatgatacgGTAAAATGTATTCGTAACATTGATACATTcttatactatattaaaaaaaaaaaaaaattgaatccttGCAATATATTTGTTAATGTATATGTCATGTAGTCAATTGTTTGGTTACACTTGACAATATTGACTTTGTTCAtgtaaacaaatttaattttataaagacttatttatctttaatattcatcaaatatttgattattgaatctatagtaaagataaagttatttggacaaaaataatttgaaagaaattataaagtttgttATATTATCGAATTcttattgcatcaaagcattgtttctAAATTTTCCTGGTCAATACTCTACTAAGACCGATCgaatattaattagaattgttaagactaatacatattatgtttgtttttttttatgaaaggaaacaaTTGTTCTTATAAGCTGAGGTATGAATGATACATATAACTAATATGCAGGTGTTTGTTAGGTGACATGTATACTAAACTAACCCGCATGAGAATTCTATATGGAGAGATCACTTGTTCTTATAGAAAGGCTAATATGAcggttgtgtaagtgatccttagacttgagtcactaagttatcttatataataaGTGTTATGCTTTGATCCTGTTACATGTTGTCCTACTCAAGGGTAATAAACGAGCAAATATTGAGTAcaacatgaactatataaagatatttaagTAATCAAGAGAGGATTTATCACCCTATATGAATTAGAGAAAATGTTTCAtctattctcaaatagtatGGATTGTAAATCCTTATGTAAGgtagaatgagatttgaaaagaattttaaatcttattcaaaaaGTCAATAACTATGGTGTTGAGAACAAACATGAATTAACAGAGTAGACACACTTCatataataatatctaaataagAAGTATTGTTGATAAagagataataattacactaataatctagtaatttaaatattaagtcAAACAacttatgacttttctaatatttgaagaATCATGACAGGTTGGTAGACATTGTATTTGATCTtccaatataaattaattaattgttaaatagattataaattaatttattgatttatttaatcctattttatttaggaatgttatttatatttggGTCAACTTATTAGGGAACCTAATTGGTCACACACATATAAATTAttggttagaaattaaaataagatgattaatcaagtgtgacttgattataaataagttttagaaattgaggaCTAAAACATAAGTTTATACAAGGAATTACAATAATAGACCTAGAAAAGTTAAGTAAGGActatattgaataaatttcaGAAATTATCCTGAAATAacaaatatgatattatttaaaggacaaattgatattttatcctGTATAAggtattttagattttcttataaatagaatgttatgcctcttatttttttaataaaaaatagtacaacacaattaaaaaaatagaataatataaaaatctaaaaaacataaaagaaaatagctAATACTCAAAGGAATAATAATCTCTCTTTTCTAAAAGAATTTACAAGATTTTTCACTAGTGGTTCGTGTGAACTACCATTAAATGTCGGACACTTGCACAACTTGTGATTTGCGATAACCTAGCCTGAAAGCAATTATTTaaagctgaaaaaaaatatttgatcttcaagtaatatttatataagCCTTAAACAAATCTAGATATGTCTAATGAGATCTTAGaactcttaaaatatttttaaagtttattgttTTCACGTCGTATATGTGTTTCTAGAAACCAAATAACAGTGTGGGTTTTAAAGCTAATAAAGAACTACACAACCTGGGCATACTCAAAATCCACGATCATTAAGTAAGCATTCATATAAAGAACATCATTTTAGAAATTAGCAAGCAGGATGTcctcaaaagaaagaggaatGTCCTTTTAAGAAATAGAATGATCAAAAAGATCCCCTTCCTTATATTATCCTAGTTTGTTAAAGGTTATGGTTTcacttattttgatatttggtcaAACTAGacaaaaaactcaataaaacaaaaactagtaTGTACATTATCTCGAGAAGTAGAGTAATTAAGAACATCTACCTCCATAACTTATCCTAGTTTGTTATAGGTTATCATTCCACCTATTTTAGTTCTAGTCAAACAAGACAAAAACATCgatatgatcatattaaatGACGTTAATTATGAAAGTTATCAATCTTAACCACAATCCCACCAACATCATCATGACATGACCACTGTAATTAGCACCACCAAGTTACATATACTATTTCTCTACTACCACCATCACTTTAGTACCATCAAGGGTGTGCAAGCAATTGAAATCATTTCATTtgatttctaaataatttattcaacttgtttttttttcttaaaaaagaaataatagaaTTATTAGCCCATTCTAATACTTGAATAGATTAACATTTAGCCCAAAGGGGGGGAAATAGAATGGGGTGTGGCTGTGATTTTTGTGTCATAAGAATATGCATGTTGACTATCTAAGATGAATTGTCAAAAACTCAATATGAGTTGCGATCTAAAACTCATTACGAGTTAGGTTTTTCATGTGGGTACGTTTTCCTTCATGATACAAAtccttgttcttcttttttttgctaCAAGCCTAAATTTCAAGCAATTTTAATCTTTCCTCCAGGGTTAAAATTTAGTAGAACATTTGCTCGATTTCTTAGATGTATCAATGAAATGTGAAGAAATTGAGCCAAAACTACTTTAtaatttatggaaaaaaaaacttgaggttTTTCAAATCCTTTATTTCTTATCTTAATCTTGAGAAATTTATTctctttaaggtttttttttaaactgtttttatCTTGAAgttctatatataaaacaaattttcatttgAGAATTTCAACACAGACTGATTTGGGAAATGATTTATAATTCTATCTATTTGTCATATGAGTGagaaataatatcatttcagattgattaaacaataattaatttatccaaAGTATAATTCAGACAACAATCAACATATTCGTGTAAATTGTTACTTGTAGCTTCTTAAATATATAGCTTGTCaaacatgaaaagaaatgcACTCCATTTCTCCTTGTCATTCTAATTAAAGCCTTATATagagtaaattaaaaataataataataagagacacaatttattatgaattggaacattgatttatcattttcttgttctttgattttttttgttttgatcattgaacgttttttgtttattgtggATTGGATCTTgacaatttgttttgctttgttttctatTGGGTTCTCGCGGTATCAAAAAAACACAACGACATTGAGTTAATGTTCAATTTTGCATGAAATATTCGGATTTATTGTTTGCGAAAAATAATGAGGGGACCAAAATTAAATGTGACAAAaaatgaaaggttttttttttctagcattgTTAATTCAACGCCTTTTTGAAAGAATTATCCttagaattttttcaaaattcttttttgtcCCATTAGTTTTACAATTATATGTTTTggtcaaaaaattaattcatgttttGGTCTTTAAGtttagagaaaagagagaaagccgctagaaaatatatataaaaaaaagttgtcaaCTGGTCACTATTCAATGACATAAAAGGCCAATCTTTTTATCAATGAGTTCCATTTCATGAGAAAAgtttaatttagatatttttttagcattcatcttaatagaaaaaatagatcagggttgagagagaaaagatttttcttggttttggatttccaTATAAATCTATTGTTTGGATGTTTTGACTTAAGTAATTGGTTTCTTGATAATCTAATGATGTTTATTAggttttttaggtaaaaaaaaaaagcttgaaatgATTTTTGGATCCAAAAAACCCCTGCTTGAATTTTCGACCATTGAATCTAGGCAAGCAGATGACATGTCATAT
This Populus alba chromosome 7, ASM523922v2, whole genome shotgun sequence DNA region includes the following protein-coding sequences:
- the LOC118063296 gene encoding probable methyltransferase TCM_000336: MITGTRAKKPIGTNQNMDVEKVFHMTGGTGDNSYAKNSSYQKKVSDMVKHITMEALQEVYLALAPKSLGIADLGCSSGSNSLSIIKDIVEAVEAASCKIMIPAPEFRVYLNDLPTNDFNSIFKSLPDFYRDLNKERSDGPPLLFIAGYPGSFYGRLFPNDCLHFVHSSYSLHWLSKVPPSLYDKQGKPINKGSVHISESSPPLVSQAYYAQFQEDFSLFLRSRSEELANGGRMVLIMLGRIGPDHVDRGNSFYWELLSRSLSILATQGEIEKEDIDSYDVHFYAPTKDEMEAEIRREGSFELERLEMFETEKELYKVSDNYGTEVAMTVRAIQESMLSHHFGEGILDALFDIYGRMVEEEMLKEEINPITFVVVLRKL